From a single Gemmatimonadota bacterium genomic region:
- the acs gene encoding acetate--CoA ligase: MAANQVVEQNGQYIPPQNLSTNAHVPSINAYGQQYEKSVADPEAFWAEIANSFHWYKKWDTVRSYNYNIDNGPISIKWFEGAKTNITYNCIDRHLASRGDQIAIIWEGNEPGEDAKLTYSELHEQVCKFANVLKSRGVKKGDCVSIYMPMIPELAIAMLACARIGAVHSIVFGGFSAEALADRIVDSACQIVLTTDGMFRGDRPMERKQPADEAIALANSRMGNTSVHTCIVVQRVGEDSGIACPMREGRDLWWHEAMSEVSADCPCEEMDAEDPLFILYTSGSTGKPKGVQHNVGGYMVYTGYTHKNVFDYQDGDIYFCAADIGWITGHSYIIYGPLSNAATTIMFESTPVYPDPGRYWQVIDKYKVNQFYTAPTAIRALTREGDEWPAKYDLSSLKILGTVGEPINPEAWQWYHRNVGRERCPIVDTWWQTETGGILISPLPGATPTKPGSATFPLYGIKPVVLEPESGKIVDGNGVDGVLAISEPWPGQMRTVYGDHKRFEETYFQQYKGFYFTGDGCRRDEDGYYWITGRVDDVINISGHRMGTAEVESALVSHGKVAEAAVVGFPHEIKGQGIYAYVTLNVGEAYTDDLKAELVQQVRTEIGPIATPDVIHWAPGLPKTRSGKIMRRILRKIAEDDTSDLGDTSTLADPTVVDDLLANR, encoded by the coding sequence ATGGCAGCAAATCAGGTGGTCGAACAAAACGGACAATACATCCCACCGCAAAATCTCAGCACCAATGCACATGTTCCCAGCATAAACGCCTACGGGCAACAATACGAAAAATCGGTTGCCGATCCCGAGGCATTCTGGGCAGAAATTGCCAATTCATTTCACTGGTACAAAAAATGGGACACCGTGCGATCCTACAACTACAATATAGACAACGGACCGATCTCTATCAAGTGGTTTGAAGGAGCCAAAACCAACATCACGTACAACTGCATTGACCGTCACCTCGCGTCTCGAGGAGATCAAATCGCCATCATCTGGGAAGGCAACGAACCAGGTGAAGACGCCAAACTCACCTACAGTGAACTGCACGAACAAGTCTGCAAATTCGCCAACGTACTCAAATCCCGAGGCGTAAAAAAAGGCGACTGCGTCTCCATCTACATGCCCATGATCCCCGAACTCGCCATCGCCATGCTCGCCTGCGCGCGCATCGGTGCCGTCCACTCAATCGTCTTTGGTGGCTTCTCCGCCGAAGCACTGGCAGACCGCATCGTCGATTCCGCCTGTCAGATCGTACTCACCACAGATGGCATGTTCCGCGGCGACCGCCCCATGGAACGCAAGCAACCCGCCGACGAAGCCATTGCACTGGCCAACTCGCGCATGGGGAACACCAGCGTTCACACCTGCATCGTTGTCCAGCGCGTCGGTGAAGACAGTGGCATCGCATGTCCCATGCGTGAAGGACGCGACTTATGGTGGCACGAAGCCATGTCAGAAGTCAGCGCCGACTGTCCCTGCGAAGAAATGGACGCCGAAGACCCCCTCTTTATCCTCTACACATCTGGCTCCACCGGCAAACCCAAAGGCGTACAGCACAACGTAGGTGGCTACATGGTGTACACGGGCTACACCCACAAAAACGTCTTTGACTATCAGGATGGCGACATCTACTTTTGCGCCGCCGACATAGGCTGGATCACGGGCCACTCCTACATCATCTACGGACCCTTATCAAATGCCGCCACCACCATCATGTTTGAAAGCACGCCCGTCTATCCCGACCCGGGCCGTTACTGGCAGGTCATCGACAAATACAAAGTCAACCAATTCTACACTGCGCCCACAGCCATACGCGCCCTCACCCGAGAAGGCGACGAATGGCCCGCCAAATACGACCTATCATCCCTCAAAATACTCGGCACCGTGGGCGAACCCATCAATCCCGAAGCCTGGCAATGGTATCACCGCAATGTCGGGCGCGAGCGGTGTCCCATCGTAGATACCTGGTGGCAAACCGAAACCGGGGGCATCCTCATCAGTCCCCTGCCCGGCGCAACCCCCACCAAACCCGGATCCGCGACCTTTCCCCTCTACGGCATCAAACCCGTCGTCCTCGAACCCGAATCGGGCAAAATCGTCGATGGCAATGGCGTCGATGGCGTACTCGCCATCTCAGAACCCTGGCCGGGACAAATGCGCACCGTCTATGGCGATCACAAACGCTTTGAAGAAACCTACTTTCAGCAATACAAAGGCTTCTACTTCACCGGTGACGGCTGTCGTCGAGATGAAGACGGCTACTACTGGATCACCGGCCGCGTAGATGACGTCATCAACATCTCGGGCCACCGCATGGGCACCGCCGAAGTCGAAAGCGCCCTGGTCTCACACGGAAAAGTGGCCGAAGCCGCTGTGGTCGGTTTCCCACACGAAATCAAAGGACAGGGCATCTATGCCTACGTCACCCTCAACGTGGGCGAAGCCTATACCGACGACCTCAAAGCCGAACTCGTCCAACAAGTCCGCACAGAAATCGGCCCCATCGCCACCCCGGACGTAATCCACTGGGCACCGGGATTACCCAAAACGCGATCGGGCAAAATCATGCGCCGAATCCTGCGCAAAATCGCCGAAGACGACACCTCGGACCTCGGCGACACCTCCACCCTCGCCGACCCAACCGTCGTTGACGACCTCCTCGCCAATCGATAA